Proteins from a genomic interval of Brachybacterium vulturis:
- a CDS encoding HAD-IIA family hydrolase, with protein sequence MIRRPDPSLLDLHDALLLDLDGTLMHGAEPIPHAAEAVETARAAGCTVVFATNNASRTPQQAAEHLAVVGIAAQPEEFITSPQVAARLLAARLDAGAKVLVVGGPSLAAQMREVGLSPVDTDSEDVAAVVQGWSPDLDWRRLAEGAYAIRHGAYWMATNVDATLPTERGLAPGNGAMVAALRHATGKEPAVAGKPEPGMFEVAAREHRARRPLIIGDRLDTDIEGAVRAGMESLLVLTGVDGIEEALRAEPIRRPSFILPDLARLTAPFPLPVVDGDRARCGAVSAVWRDGDIAVHGDQDDPRVLRAVLALLREHSAQSAWTGRLHPQPLAARAPAER encoded by the coding sequence GTGATCCGTCGACCGGATCCGTCCCTGCTGGACCTGCACGACGCGCTGCTCCTCGACCTGGACGGCACCCTCATGCACGGCGCTGAGCCGATCCCGCATGCCGCCGAGGCCGTCGAGACGGCGCGGGCGGCAGGATGCACCGTCGTCTTCGCGACCAACAACGCCTCGCGCACCCCGCAGCAGGCCGCCGAGCACCTGGCCGTGGTCGGCATTGCGGCGCAGCCGGAGGAGTTCATCACCTCGCCGCAGGTCGCCGCCCGGCTGCTCGCCGCCCGCCTCGACGCCGGCGCGAAGGTGCTCGTCGTCGGCGGCCCGAGCCTGGCGGCCCAGATGCGCGAGGTCGGCCTCAGCCCGGTGGACACCGACTCCGAGGACGTCGCGGCCGTGGTCCAGGGCTGGTCCCCGGACCTCGATTGGCGGCGCCTGGCCGAGGGTGCCTATGCGATCCGCCACGGCGCCTACTGGATGGCCACCAACGTCGACGCCACCCTGCCCACCGAGCGCGGACTCGCTCCGGGCAACGGAGCGATGGTCGCGGCGCTGCGCCATGCCACCGGGAAGGAGCCGGCCGTGGCCGGCAAGCCCGAGCCGGGCATGTTCGAGGTGGCGGCCCGTGAGCACCGAGCGCGCAGGCCGCTGATCATCGGCGACCGTCTGGACACCGACATCGAAGGCGCGGTGCGCGCAGGGATGGAGTCCCTGCTCGTGCTCACCGGCGTCGACGGGATCGAGGAGGCGCTCCGTGCAGAGCCGATCCGTCGGCCCTCCTTCATCCTCCCGGACCTCGCCCGGCTCACCGCTCCGTTCCCGCTGCCGGTCGTCGACGGCGACCGTGCGCGCTGCGGTGCCGTGAGCGCCGTCTGGCGGGACGGCGACATCGCGGTCCACGGCGACCAGGACGATCCGCGAGTGCTGCGCGCCGTGCTGGCCCTGCTGCGCGAGCACAGTGCGCAGAGCGCCTGGACCGGGCGACTGCACCCGCAGCCCCTCGCCGCCCGGGCGCCCGCCGAGAGGTGA
- a CDS encoding TlyA family RNA methyltransferase, whose amino-acid sequence MSGDRLDVALLAAGLARSRSHARRIIDEGRARVDGRTGAKPSMPIAPDAVLEVVDIPDGVEFASRAAHKLAGALEALSLHPAGRLCLDAGASTGGFSDVLLRRGAAAVIAVDIGHDQLAEHVRADHRVTVRDGTSVRDLTPELLGTTVDLLVADLSFISLRTVVPALAGVMRAEGELLLMVKPQFEVGRAALPKSGVVSAVPARTGAVRGVAEAAARAGLRTVAVGPSALPGQDGNREYFLHLRPHGATSALDAEACDMIESAVRGDGPRHRRDQHTTEED is encoded by the coding sequence GTGAGCGGCGACCGACTCGACGTCGCGCTGCTCGCCGCGGGACTCGCGCGGTCCCGCAGCCACGCCCGGCGCATCATCGACGAGGGCCGCGCCCGGGTGGACGGCCGCACGGGGGCCAAGCCCTCGATGCCGATCGCCCCCGATGCCGTGCTCGAGGTCGTCGACATCCCCGACGGGGTCGAGTTCGCCTCCCGCGCCGCCCACAAGCTCGCCGGAGCGCTCGAGGCGCTGTCGCTGCATCCCGCCGGCCGTCTGTGTCTGGACGCCGGCGCGTCCACCGGCGGGTTCTCCGATGTGCTGCTGCGCCGCGGCGCCGCTGCGGTGATCGCCGTCGATATCGGACACGACCAGCTCGCCGAGCACGTGCGCGCCGACCACCGGGTCACCGTCCGGGACGGCACCAGCGTGCGCGACCTCACGCCCGAGCTGCTGGGAACCACCGTCGACCTGCTCGTCGCGGACCTGTCCTTCATCTCTCTGCGCACCGTGGTCCCGGCCCTGGCCGGGGTGATGCGCGCCGAGGGCGAGCTGCTGCTCATGGTCAAACCCCAGTTCGAGGTGGGCCGGGCCGCGCTGCCGAAGTCCGGCGTGGTCAGCGCCGTCCCCGCGCGGACGGGCGCGGTGCGCGGCGTGGCCGAGGCAGCCGCGCGGGCAGGGCTGCGCACGGTCGCCGTGGGGCCCAGCGCCCTGCCGGGGCAGGACGGGAATCGAGAGTATTTCCTCCATCTGCGGCCGCACGGCGCGACCTCCGCGCTGGACGCCGAGGCCTGTGACATGATCGAGTCGGCCGTGCGCGGGGACGGTCCACGGCACCGTCGTGACCAGCACACCACCGAGGAGGACTGA
- the nagB gene encoding glucosamine-6-phosphate deaminase, translating to MEIHIVQNAERGAEVVADVFVRTLQEAGESGTVLGLATGSSPVPAYAELIRRHREEGLSFARSRAFLLDEYIGLPAGHEQSYHHFIRENFTSHIDIDDAAVVSPDGASADPVSEAASYDRRLREAGGVDLQILGIGSNGHIAFNEPGSSLGSRTRVIGLARSTIEDNARYFDTADDVPVRALSQGLGTILEARRIVLTATGAGKAEAVAQLAEGAISARWPATALQMHPDVTVVVDEAAASKLELADYYRYSRRLEAEHPLLALG from the coding sequence ATGGAGATCCACATCGTCCAGAACGCCGAGAGGGGCGCGGAGGTCGTCGCGGATGTCTTCGTCCGCACGCTGCAGGAGGCCGGGGAGTCGGGCACGGTCCTGGGCCTGGCCACCGGCTCCTCCCCGGTCCCCGCCTATGCCGAGCTGATCCGTCGCCACCGCGAGGAGGGGCTCTCCTTCGCCCGCAGCCGCGCCTTCCTGCTCGATGAGTACATCGGTCTGCCCGCCGGTCACGAGCAGAGCTACCACCACTTCATCCGCGAGAACTTCACGTCGCACATCGACATCGACGACGCCGCCGTCGTCTCCCCGGACGGCGCCTCGGCCGATCCGGTCTCCGAAGCGGCGTCCTACGACCGCCGGCTGCGCGAGGCAGGGGGAGTGGACCTGCAGATCCTCGGCATCGGCTCCAACGGCCACATCGCCTTCAACGAGCCCGGCAGCTCGCTCGGCTCCCGCACCCGGGTGATCGGCCTCGCACGCTCCACCATCGAGGACAACGCCCGCTACTTCGACACCGCGGACGACGTCCCGGTCCGTGCGCTCAGCCAGGGGCTGGGCACCATCCTCGAGGCGCGACGGATCGTGCTGACCGCCACGGGTGCGGGCAAGGCCGAGGCCGTCGCCCAGCTCGCCGAGGGCGCGATCAGCGCCCGCTGGCCCGCGACCGCGCTGCAGATGCACCCGGACGTGACCGTGGTGGTCGACGAGGCGGCCGCCTCGAAGCTCGAGCTCGCGGACTACTACCGCTACTCGCGACGGCTCGAGGCAGAGCACCCGCTCCTGGCCCTGGGCTGA
- a CDS encoding MarR family winged helix-turn-helix transcriptional regulator, whose protein sequence is MSSHGAGDGTTEPIGSAPEGEEAAELAAELQRVLLVSSRILRSHTASEEVSAPQFSVLAYLHRMGESTPSALAEFEHVSPPVMTRSLGRLEGAGLVRRATHPVDGRQVRVTLTEEGVQLVLAGREHRHTWLRDRIDGATPAQRAALRGASEVLRELLIPPRD, encoded by the coding sequence GTGAGCTCGCACGGCGCCGGGGACGGGACGACGGAGCCGATCGGTTCCGCGCCCGAGGGCGAGGAGGCGGCCGAGCTCGCCGCGGAGCTGCAGCGGGTGCTGCTGGTCTCCTCCCGGATCCTGCGCTCCCACACCGCCTCGGAGGAGGTCTCCGCTCCGCAGTTCTCGGTCCTCGCCTACCTCCACCGGATGGGGGAGTCGACGCCGAGCGCGCTCGCGGAGTTCGAGCACGTGAGCCCGCCGGTGATGACCCGGAGCCTCGGACGGCTCGAAGGGGCCGGTCTGGTGCGCCGCGCCACGCACCCCGTGGACGGGCGCCAGGTGAGGGTCACCCTCACCGAGGAGGGCGTGCAGCTGGTGCTCGCGGGCCGGGAGCACCGCCACACCTGGCTCCGCGACCGGATCGACGGTGCCACGCCCGCGCAGCGAGCTGCCCTGCGCGGTGCCTCCGAGGTGCTGCGCGAGCTGCTCATCCCACCGCGGGACTGA
- a CDS encoding demethylmenaquinone methyltransferase, with protein sequence MSRADLEKQPYDVATMFDGIAKRYDLMNDVAAMGQVGMWRDLMVQALEIEPDAQVLDLAAGTGTSTAAIARAGARVVAADFSLGMMSEGRRRGAPVPFVGADGQHLPFAEGSFDAASISFGLRNVHEPRQALAEMVRVVRPGGRVLVCEFSTPAWAPFRTVYEKYLLRALPAVAGRFATAVDAYEYLAESILEWPDQEELRGWFRETGMERTQYRNLSGGIVALHRGVVPVS encoded by the coding sequence ATGAGCCGTGCTGATCTGGAGAAGCAGCCGTACGACGTCGCCACGATGTTCGACGGCATCGCCAAGCGCTACGACCTGATGAACGACGTCGCCGCGATGGGACAGGTCGGGATGTGGCGCGACCTCATGGTCCAGGCGCTGGAGATCGAACCCGATGCACAGGTCCTCGACCTCGCGGCCGGCACCGGCACCTCGACCGCCGCGATCGCCCGCGCCGGCGCCCGCGTGGTCGCCGCGGACTTCTCCCTGGGCATGATGAGCGAGGGTCGGCGGCGCGGGGCACCGGTCCCGTTCGTCGGTGCCGACGGGCAGCACCTCCCGTTCGCCGAGGGCTCCTTCGACGCCGCGTCCATCTCCTTCGGCCTGCGCAACGTGCATGAGCCGCGACAGGCTCTGGCCGAGATGGTGAGGGTGGTCCGTCCGGGCGGACGAGTGCTGGTCTGCGAGTTCTCCACCCCCGCCTGGGCACCGTTCCGCACCGTCTACGAGAAGTACCTGCTGCGCGCGCTGCCGGCGGTCGCCGGCCGGTTCGCCACCGCGGTGGATGCCTACGAGTACCTCGCCGAGTCGATCCTCGAGTGGCCGGACCAGGAGGAGCTGCGCGGATGGTTCCGAGAGACCGGCATGGAACGCACCCAGTACCGGAATCTCAGCGGCGGGATCGTCGCCCTCCACCGCGGTGTCGTGCCCGTCTCATGA
- the serC gene encoding phosphoserine transaminase: MTAARTARTDALRALTIPQHLLPRDGRFGSGPSRIRSEQMDALRSVSTTVMGTSHRQAPVKDLVARVRAGLAELFSLPEGYEVVLGNGGSTAFWDVAVFGLIERRSQHLVLGEFSQKFAAESAGAPHLAEPEVLRSAPGSVPQPVASAEVDAYAWPHNETSTGVMVPVRRPEGAGADQLVLVDATSVAGAASVDITQTDAYYFAPQKAFASDGGLWLSILSPAAIERAERLAQDTSRWIPSFLSLTSAIDNSRKNQTLNTPAVATLVLLAEQIEWMLAQGGLAWADERTRTTSGMLQAWAARREEITPFVADPAARSQVVTTVDVDESIDATAITSVLRAHGVVDIEPYRKLGRNQLRIATFPAVGEEDVAALITVLDHLLDSTAGA; the protein is encoded by the coding sequence ATGACCGCAGCCCGCACCGCTCGCACCGATGCCCTCCGCGCCCTGACCATCCCCCAGCATCTGCTGCCCAGGGATGGTCGCTTCGGCTCCGGTCCCTCGCGCATCCGGTCGGAGCAGATGGACGCCCTGCGGTCCGTCTCGACCACGGTGATGGGCACCTCGCACCGCCAGGCGCCGGTGAAGGATCTCGTCGCTCGGGTGCGCGCGGGCCTCGCCGAGCTGTTCTCCCTGCCGGAGGGCTACGAGGTGGTGCTCGGCAACGGCGGGTCCACGGCCTTCTGGGACGTGGCTGTCTTCGGGCTGATCGAGCGCCGCTCGCAGCATCTCGTGCTGGGGGAGTTCTCCCAGAAGTTCGCCGCGGAGTCCGCTGGGGCACCCCACCTCGCCGAGCCCGAGGTCCTGCGTTCCGCGCCGGGATCCGTCCCGCAGCCGGTCGCCTCCGCCGAGGTCGACGCCTACGCCTGGCCGCACAACGAGACCTCGACCGGCGTGATGGTGCCGGTGCGGCGTCCCGAGGGCGCGGGAGCGGACCAGCTGGTGCTCGTGGATGCGACCTCGGTCGCGGGGGCGGCGAGCGTCGACATCACGCAGACCGACGCGTACTACTTCGCCCCGCAGAAGGCCTTCGCCTCCGACGGCGGGCTCTGGCTGAGCATCCTCTCCCCCGCCGCGATCGAGCGCGCCGAGCGGCTGGCGCAGGACACCTCGCGGTGGATCCCGTCCTTCCTCTCGCTCACCAGCGCGATCGACAACTCGCGGAAGAACCAGACCCTGAACACGCCTGCGGTCGCCACCTTGGTGCTGCTGGCCGAGCAGATCGAGTGGATGCTCGCGCAGGGCGGCCTGGCATGGGCCGATGAGCGCACGCGCACCACCAGCGGGATGCTGCAGGCCTGGGCCGCACGTCGCGAGGAGATCACACCGTTCGTCGCGGATCCGGCCGCGCGCTCCCAGGTGGTGACCACCGTGGACGTGGACGAGTCGATCGATGCCACGGCCATCACCTCGGTGCTGCGCGCCCACGGCGTGGTCGACATCGAGCCGTACCGGAAGCTCGGCCGCAACCAGCTGCGGATCGCGACCTTCCCCGCCGTCGGCGAGGAGGATGTGGCGGCGCTGATCACGGTGCTCGACCACCTGCTGGACAGCACCGCGGGCGCCTGA
- a CDS encoding exopolyphosphatase, translating into MSAPVAAIDCGTNSIRLLIARRDEASGALVDLERRLEMVRLGLGVDRTGRFDPVAVERTLEAARRYRALIQHHGVATQDIRFVATSATRDAANRDLFIEGIHEILGIVPEVISGGEEAALSFRGAVSTIADLPAGPRLVVDIGGGSTELVLGEAAPTHRISMDMGSVRLTERHLLTDPPTAAEIGAATVEIDALLDRAAVEVPLDQATSLVGVAGTVTTVTAVAAGIQDYRPDVTHGASLTIDGLGDICRTLLTETRAERARRTVIHPGRVDVIGAGALIWSRIADRVAGAGTLTSARTSEHDILDGIALDLLDRVP; encoded by the coding sequence ATGAGCGCCCCCGTCGCCGCGATCGACTGCGGCACCAACTCGATCCGCCTGCTCATCGCTCGCCGGGACGAGGCCTCCGGGGCTCTCGTCGACCTGGAGCGGCGGCTGGAGATGGTCCGGCTCGGACTGGGCGTGGACCGCACCGGACGCTTCGACCCGGTCGCCGTCGAGCGGACGCTGGAGGCCGCCCGTCGCTACCGCGCACTGATCCAGCACCATGGCGTGGCCACCCAGGACATCCGCTTCGTCGCCACCTCCGCGACCCGTGACGCCGCCAACCGTGACCTCTTCATCGAGGGCATCCACGAGATCCTCGGGATCGTGCCCGAGGTGATCAGCGGAGGCGAGGAGGCGGCGCTCTCCTTCCGCGGGGCCGTCAGCACCATCGCGGATCTGCCCGCGGGGCCGCGACTGGTCGTGGACATCGGCGGGGGCTCCACCGAGCTGGTGCTCGGCGAGGCGGCGCCGACCCACCGGATCAGCATGGACATGGGCTCGGTGCGCCTGACCGAGCGCCATCTGCTCACCGATCCGCCCACTGCGGCCGAGATCGGCGCGGCCACCGTCGAGATCGACGCCCTCCTGGACCGGGCCGCCGTCGAGGTGCCCCTGGACCAGGCGACCTCGCTGGTCGGCGTCGCCGGAACGGTGACGACCGTCACTGCCGTGGCGGCCGGGATCCAGGACTATCGTCCCGACGTCACGCACGGGGCGTCCCTGACGATCGATGGACTGGGCGACATCTGCCGCACGCTGCTCACCGAGACCCGCGCCGAACGCGCCCGGCGGACGGTCATCCATCCAGGTCGCGTGGATGTCATCGGCGCCGGTGCCCTGATCTGGTCGCGCATCGCCGACCGTGTCGCGGGGGCCGGGACGCTCACGTCCGCACGCACCAGCGAGCATGACATCCTCGACGGGATCGCCCTGGATCTGCTGGACCGAGTGCCCTGA
- a CDS encoding NCS2 family permease — protein sequence MQPADPSSPSTLPTAVDTSPRSGLDRFFAISERGSTVGREIRGGLVTFFSMCYIVVLNPLIIGTVPDSTGMYLGGGTEPNLPAVAAGTALIAGLLSLAMGAWAKFPLALAAGLGLNAYLAYSVVSLPGMTWGGAMGMVLLEGVVILVLVLSGFRRAVFNAVPPFLKTAIAVGIGLFIAFLGLFNAKFVTTAAGTPVQLGHDGSLTGWPTVVFVAGLLLMLVLWIRKVPGAILIAIVSATVLSLVIERVLHLGAFAPADGTDPGNPGGWAMNVPAITGSPVQLPDFATLFTVDPIGGITAAGIIGAAVIVFSLLLADFFDTMGTMVGVASAADLLEEGGDIPGSQRILVVDSVAAIAGGVGGVSSNTSFVESTSGVAEGARTGLAAVVVGTLFLLSTFLSPLVAMVPYEAATPALVMVGFLMMTQITDIDFTDVEVAVPAFLTIILMPFAYSITVGMGAGFVMYVLIRVVRGKARQVHWLMYLIALLFVVYFLRGAIEGVLL from the coding sequence ATGCAGCCGGCCGACCCCTCCTCCCCGTCCACGCTCCCCACGGCGGTCGACACCTCGCCCCGGTCGGGACTGGACCGCTTCTTCGCGATCTCCGAGCGGGGCTCCACGGTGGGCCGGGAGATCCGCGGCGGTCTCGTCACCTTCTTCTCGATGTGCTACATCGTGGTGCTGAACCCGCTGATCATCGGGACGGTCCCGGATTCCACCGGGATGTATCTGGGCGGGGGCACAGAGCCGAACCTGCCCGCCGTCGCCGCCGGCACGGCGCTGATCGCCGGTCTGCTGAGCCTGGCGATGGGAGCCTGGGCGAAGTTCCCCCTCGCGCTCGCCGCCGGACTCGGGCTCAACGCCTACCTCGCCTATTCCGTGGTCTCCCTGCCGGGCATGACCTGGGGCGGGGCGATGGGCATGGTGCTGCTCGAAGGCGTGGTCATCCTGGTGCTGGTGCTCAGCGGCTTCCGCAGGGCAGTCTTCAACGCGGTCCCACCGTTCCTCAAGACCGCCATCGCCGTGGGCATCGGCCTGTTCATCGCCTTCCTCGGGCTGTTCAACGCGAAGTTCGTGACCACCGCCGCCGGGACGCCCGTGCAGCTGGGCCACGACGGCTCGCTGACCGGCTGGCCCACCGTCGTGTTCGTCGCCGGGCTGCTGCTGATGCTGGTGCTGTGGATCCGCAAGGTGCCGGGAGCGATCCTCATCGCGATCGTCAGCGCGACCGTGCTCTCGCTGGTCATCGAGCGAGTGCTGCACCTCGGCGCCTTTGCCCCGGCGGACGGCACGGATCCCGGCAACCCCGGCGGCTGGGCGATGAACGTCCCGGCGATCACGGGGTCCCCGGTCCAGCTGCCCGACTTCGCCACGCTCTTCACGGTCGACCCGATCGGCGGCATCACGGCCGCCGGCATCATCGGCGCCGCGGTCATCGTCTTCTCCCTGCTGCTGGCGGACTTCTTCGACACGATGGGCACGATGGTCGGGGTCGCCTCCGCCGCGGACCTCCTCGAGGAGGGCGGCGACATCCCGGGCTCCCAGCGCATCCTGGTCGTCGACTCGGTGGCCGCGATCGCGGGCGGCGTCGGCGGCGTCTCGTCCAACACCAGCTTCGTCGAATCCACCTCGGGCGTGGCCGAGGGCGCCCGGACCGGGCTCGCCGCGGTGGTCGTCGGCACGCTCTTCCTGCTCTCGACCTTCCTCTCGCCGCTGGTCGCGATGGTCCCCTACGAGGCGGCGACCCCGGCACTGGTCATGGTGGGCTTCCTGATGATGACCCAGATCACCGATATCGACTTCACCGACGTCGAGGTCGCGGTGCCCGCCTTCCTCACCATCATCCTGATGCCCTTCGCCTACTCGATCACCGTCGGGATGGGCGCCGGCTTCGTGATGTACGTGCTCATCCGGGTGGTCCGCGGCAAGGCCCGCCAGGTCCACTGGCTGATGTACCTCATCGCGCTGCTGTTCGTCGTGTACTTCCTGCGCGGGGCGATCGAGGGCGTCCTGCTGTGA
- a CDS encoding DUF501 domain-containing protein, producing the protein MSTLPPLPFESPATARDHEVMRAQLGREMRGVISIARRCSCGRPAVVRTSPRLEDGTPFPTSLYLTLPWLTLEISRLEATGLMAQLTERVEQDPALASAYRGAHERYLARRAEIGDAQEVRHVSAGGMPTRVKCLHALAGQALAEGPGTNPIADEVLLLVDGALPELLCRCEDGEETR; encoded by the coding sequence GTGAGCACCCTTCCCCCTCTTCCCTTCGAGTCCCCGGCCACCGCACGGGACCACGAGGTGATGCGCGCGCAGCTCGGACGGGAGATGCGCGGCGTCATCTCGATCGCCCGGCGCTGCAGCTGCGGTCGACCCGCCGTGGTCCGCACCTCCCCGCGGCTCGAGGACGGCACCCCGTTCCCCACCTCGCTCTACCTGACCCTCCCGTGGCTCACGCTGGAGATCTCGCGCCTGGAGGCGACCGGCCTGATGGCCCAGCTCACCGAGCGGGTGGAGCAGGATCCCGCGCTCGCCTCCGCCTACCGCGGTGCGCATGAGCGCTATCTCGCCCGCCGCGCGGAGATCGGTGATGCCCAGGAGGTCCGACACGTCAGCGCCGGCGGCATGCCCACCCGGGTGAAGTGCCTGCACGCCCTCGCCGGTCAGGCCCTCGCCGAGGGGCCCGGGACCAATCCGATCGCCGACGAGGTGCTGCTCCTGGTCGACGGAGCGCTGCCCGAGCTGCTCTGCCGCTGCGAGGACGGGGAGGAGACCCGATGA
- a CDS encoding NAD kinase yields the protein MRRFLLYVHTGRRAALQATLSVLEELRLRNVRAVVVDDQVDEMLALPEDMAPPKLLTFLTNGAVDVLDAVSAADLVELGIVLGGDGTILRALEAVRAADVPVHGVNLGHVGFLAESEVEDLSITVSRLLDGDYEVEERSTLEITVLDAEDELVARHWALNEASLEKADRKKMINVAIEIDGRPVSSFGADGVLLSTPTGSTAYAFSAGGPVIWPEVDAMMLIPLAAHALFARPLVLGRSSEAAVEMTLDNRDDAILILDGRRSADITAGMRIEARLSARSVRLARLAPSPFADRLVEKFQLPVVGWRGRGPRTR from the coding sequence ATGCGACGGTTCCTCCTGTACGTGCACACCGGGCGGCGCGCCGCCCTGCAGGCGACGCTGAGCGTGCTCGAGGAGCTCCGGCTGCGGAACGTGCGCGCCGTCGTCGTCGACGACCAGGTCGACGAGATGCTCGCCCTGCCCGAGGACATGGCCCCGCCCAAGCTGCTGACCTTCCTCACCAACGGCGCCGTCGACGTCCTCGACGCCGTCTCCGCCGCGGACCTCGTCGAGCTGGGCATCGTGCTCGGCGGCGACGGCACCATCCTGCGCGCGCTCGAAGCGGTGCGCGCGGCCGACGTCCCCGTCCACGGGGTGAACCTCGGTCACGTGGGCTTCCTCGCCGAGAGCGAGGTCGAGGACCTCTCGATCACCGTCTCGCGCCTGCTGGACGGCGACTACGAGGTCGAGGAGCGCTCGACCCTCGAGATCACGGTGCTCGATGCCGAGGACGAGCTCGTGGCCCGGCACTGGGCGCTCAACGAAGCCTCCCTGGAGAAGGCCGACCGCAAGAAGATGATCAACGTCGCCATCGAGATCGACGGGCGACCGGTCTCCTCCTTCGGCGCCGACGGCGTGCTGCTGTCCACCCCCACCGGCTCGACCGCCTACGCGTTCAGCGCCGGCGGTCCGGTGATCTGGCCCGAGGTCGACGCGATGATGCTGATCCCGCTGGCCGCTCACGCGCTGTTCGCCCGGCCCCTGGTGCTGGGACGCTCCTCCGAGGCGGCGGTCGAGATGACCCTCGACAACCGCGACGACGCGATCCTCATCCTCGACGGACGCCGCAGCGCGGACATCACCGCGGGGATGCGCATCGAGGCCCGGCTGTCCGCGCGCTCCGTGCGCCTGGCCCGACTGGCCCCGAGCCCCTTCGCGGATCGGCTGGTCGAGAAGTTCCAGCTGCCGGTCGTGGGCTGGCGGGGCCGCGGCCCCCGCACCCGCTGA
- a CDS encoding NAD(P)/FAD-dependent oxidoreductase, which translates to MTNTFGGKPHVLILGGGSVGLTTASELRKTLGAEVAITVVDPRPYMTYAPFLPEVGAGSIDPRNVLAPLRKVLPGAKVVTGSVSAIRSTENTVVVDLEEDEQLEIAYDYLVVGLGAVPRLLPIPGLAENAIGFKQIEEATAVRDRILANLAEAATTKDPAVRKRLLTFTFIGGGFAGGEAVAETEDLVRDALRYYPDLHASDIRFVLVDGAPFIFPELAEDQRAYVLNQLRERGIEVKLETFLNSAENGVIKTSDGDEFESDLLVWNAGVKPAPVLADSEVSDLPIVTERGPLMGKLESLADLRVNGAEGPLDNVFAAGDCAAVPDLASGEGKFCPPNAQHAVRQAKRVADNIARSVQGRPLVDYYHRNLGVMATLGMYKGVALLQLGEKEIDVRGLPAWVLARSYHVYAMPTLGRKASVIAGWATNLISRRDIIGIPEAQTPRAAFEYAANTGKKK; encoded by the coding sequence ATGACTAATACTTTCGGCGGCAAGCCCCATGTCCTCATCCTCGGAGGCGGTTCCGTCGGCTTGACGACGGCATCCGAGCTGCGCAAGACCCTCGGTGCGGAGGTCGCGATCACCGTCGTCGACCCGCGTCCGTACATGACGTACGCGCCGTTCCTCCCCGAGGTCGGCGCCGGCAGCATCGACCCGCGCAACGTCCTCGCGCCGCTGCGCAAGGTCCTGCCCGGGGCCAAGGTCGTCACCGGTTCGGTCTCCGCGATCCGCAGCACCGAGAACACCGTGGTGGTGGACCTCGAGGAGGACGAGCAGCTCGAGATCGCCTACGACTACCTGGTGGTCGGCCTCGGCGCCGTCCCCCGTCTGCTGCCCATCCCCGGCCTCGCGGAGAACGCGATCGGCTTCAAGCAGATCGAGGAGGCGACCGCAGTGCGCGACCGCATCCTCGCCAACCTCGCCGAGGCCGCGACCACCAAGGATCCGGCGGTCCGCAAGCGTCTGCTCACCTTCACCTTCATCGGTGGCGGCTTCGCCGGCGGCGAGGCCGTCGCCGAGACCGAGGACCTGGTCCGCGATGCGCTGCGCTACTACCCCGACCTCCACGCCTCGGACATCCGTTTCGTGCTCGTCGACGGCGCACCGTTCATCTTCCCCGAGCTCGCCGAGGACCAGCGCGCCTACGTGCTGAACCAGCTGCGTGAGCGCGGCATCGAGGTCAAGCTCGAGACCTTCCTCAACTCCGCCGAGAACGGCGTGATCAAGACCAGCGACGGCGATGAGTTCGAGTCCGACCTGCTGGTCTGGAACGCCGGCGTGAAGCCGGCCCCGGTGCTCGCCGACTCGGAGGTCTCCGATCTCCCGATCGTCACCGAGCGCGGCCCGCTGATGGGCAAGCTCGAGTCGCTCGCGGACCTCCGAGTCAACGGCGCCGAGGGCCCGCTGGACAACGTCTTCGCCGCCGGTGACTGCGCCGCCGTGCCGGACCTCGCCTCGGGCGAGGGCAAGTTCTGCCCGCCGAATGCCCAGCACGCGGTCCGTCAGGCCAAGCGCGTGGCCGACAACATCGCGCGCTCCGTCCAGGGCCGCCCGCTGGTGGACTACTACCACCGCAACCTCGGCGTGATGGCCACCCTCGGCATGTACAAGGGCGTGGCTCTGCTGCAGCTGGGCGAGAAGGAGATCGACGTCCGTGGTCTGCCGGCCTGGGTGCTGGCCCGTTCGTACCACGTGTACGCGATGCCGACCCTCGGCCGCAAGGCCTCCGTGATCGCGGGCTGGGCGACCAACCTGATCTCGCGCCGCGACATCATCGGCATCCCGGAGGCCCAGACCCCGCGCGCGGCCTTCGAGTACGCCGCGAACACCGGCAAGAAGAAGTGA